A section of the Nitrososphaerales archaeon genome encodes:
- a CDS encoding mandelate racemase/muconate lactonizing enzyme family protein, whose translation MKIVDILVYPLYAEAKGAISGYLPYGDELSKKVRKGYSACFVKVVSDEGLFGYGESLTREVPQATAKIIEKLIKPIIIGKDPLEIEVLWEMIFSALKTRGHYKGYFIEAMSGVDIALWDLKGKYLKQPVHMLLGGKFRSELKAYASSILFDKPENMARRAREWVDEGHDQIKVKVGMGVERDIMNLRAIRREVGNGVEIMVDANSAYNFTKALRLGKVLESMEISWFEEPVPPYDLEGYKQLKRKLDVPICAGESHFTRYDFKELIMNEAIDIVQPDISRAGGITECMKIANLARTFNLPYTPHIGLSGAGCRAASIQLSASLPEDTFLTYEIYDIKESPNPLANEILHSPIEIFSKGHIKVVDEIGLGLKVNEERLKLYMVS comes from the coding sequence AAAGGGATATTCAGCATGCTTCGTTAAAGTCGTTAGTGATGAAGGCCTATTCGGTTATGGAGAGAGTTTGACAAGAGAAGTTCCACAGGCAACTGCAAAGATCATTGAGAAATTGATCAAACCGATAATCATCGGTAAGGACCCTTTGGAGATTGAAGTGTTGTGGGAGATGATATTTTCAGCATTGAAGACAAGGGGCCATTATAAAGGCTACTTCATCGAAGCGATGTCTGGTGTCGATATCGCACTTTGGGATTTAAAGGGCAAGTACCTTAAGCAACCAGTTCATATGCTACTGGGAGGAAAGTTTCGAAGCGAGTTAAAGGCTTATGCATCATCGATACTCTTTGATAAACCAGAGAATATGGCAAGGAGGGCTAGAGAATGGGTCGATGAAGGGCATGATCAAATCAAGGTCAAGGTTGGAATGGGTGTTGAGAGAGATATAATGAATCTAAGAGCGATTAGAAGAGAAGTTGGAAATGGTGTAGAGATAATGGTGGATGCTAATTCTGCATATAACTTTACTAAAGCATTAAGGTTGGGCAAGGTGTTAGAATCTATGGAGATTTCCTGGTTTGAAGAACCGGTCCCTCCGTACGATCTGGAAGGTTATAAGCAATTAAAAAGGAAGTTAGATGTTCCGATCTGTGCTGGAGAATCACATTTTACAAGGTACGATTTTAAAGAGTTGATAATGAATGAAGCGATCGATATTGTTCAACCGGATATTTCAAGAGCTGGCGGAATTACTGAGTGTATGAAGATTGCAAATTTGGCGAGAACGTTCAACCTTCCTTATACACCACATATAGGATTGTCTGGTGCTGGTTGTAGAGCTGCAAGTATTCAATTATCGGCATCTTTACCTGAAGACACATTCTTAACCTATGAAATCTACGATATAAAAGAAAGCCCAAATCCATTGGCAAACGAAATATTACATTCACCGATCGAGATTTTCTCGAAAGGCCATATAAAAGTGGTAGATGAAATTGGATTAGGATTGAAGGTGAATGAAGAAAGGCTAAAGTTGTACATGGTTAGTTAA